AGCGTGGGTCGTGAGGAGAACCTCCACGGAGTTCGGGACGATATCGAGATCGTACGGGCCGACGTGACGGATCCTAGGGCCGTGGAGCGAACGTTCCGGGAGTACCGACCGGAGGTCGTGATCCACCTGGCTGCCCAGGTCAACGTACGCTACTCCATGGAGTCACCCTTCGTCGACGCCAGGATTAACGCCCTAGGTACCTTGAATCTCGTCTCGTTGGCCGCCGAGCACGACGTCGAGAGGTTCGTGTATGCGTCCTCGGGTGGTGCGGTGTACGGGGAACCGGAGTACTTGCCCGTGGATGAGGAACATCCCACGCGACCGATATCGAACTACGGCGTCTCGAAGCTCGCGGGCGAGTACTACGTCCGTGTGTACGCCGAGCGAGACGGGTTCGAGTACGTCATCCTACGATACGCTAACGTTTACGGTCCCCGGCAGGATCCCAGAGGTGAGGCGGGGGTAATCCCTATCTTTCTATTACGGGCCGCCCGAGGTGAACCGCTCACGATCTTCGGAGACGGCGAGCAGACCCGTGACTTCGTTTTCGTCGAGGACGTAGCTCGGGTCACGGCCGAAGCGGTGGAACGTGGTGAAGGTGTGTACAACATAGGTACCGGCCATGAGACCTCCGTGAACGACATCGTGAACGTCGTGGAGTCGGTCACAGGGGTTGACGTGGAAGTAGTGTACGAGGATCCGCGGCCGGGCGAGGTTCGCCGGATATACCTCGACCCGAGCCGGGCCCGGGAAGAGCTGGGGTTCGAGCCACGCGTCGACTTAGAGGAGGGGATCGAGCGAACCTGGGAGTGGGTCCGTCGGAAAATCGCGTAGCCATTTAATCTCCGTCTCGGAAGTCCTGGGGGGGGTGCCGAGTTGCCGGATGTCTTCGTCCTGGTCGTCGCCCCGGACCTGTGTACGGACTGCCGTAAGTGCGTCAACGCGTGCGAGAGCATCCACGGTCACGCCCGAATTTACAAAATCTCCGAGGATGCGCCCCCCGTCACGTGTCTCCAGTGTGATGACGCACCCTGCGCGAACGTCTGCCCGGTGAACGCGATCGTGGAGGAGGGTGACTCTTGGATCGTCACCGAGGACTGCGTTGGCTGTGGTCTATGTGCCGTCGCGTGCCCCTTCGGTGCTATAGAGATGGTGAACGGCCGGGCCGACAAGTGCACCCTTTGCGTAGACGCTCCCAAGAAAGTGCCTGCGTGCGTGGAGGCGTGCGATCGGGGCGCGTTGAGGTTAGTATCGAAGTCGCAGGTCGCGGAGGAGAAGCGCGAACGGTTCGCCATCGAGATGGAGCGAATATACCGGACGCTCGCGAAGCTCGAATCGGAGGAGGGGCCCCTTCGGGGTGAAAGTCGGAGTAGTGGGTAAAGGGGGCGTCGGCAAGACCACCATAGCCGCCGCCCTCGCCAAGGCTCTCACGGACGTAGGGTACGAAGTGCTAGCCGTAGATGCCGATCCCGACCCCGACTTGGCTTACTCCTTGGGCCTACCTGGATCACCCACTCCGATCGTCGAACGACGCGAGCTCGTCCGGGAACGTACGGGTGCGGAGCCGGGCACATCCTACGGCCCCGTGTTCAAGGTCAAC
Above is a window of Methanopyrus sp. SNP6 DNA encoding:
- a CDS encoding GDP-mannose 4,6-dehydratase, whose translation is MTGGAGFIGSHVVEELVDRGHDVVVLDNFSVGREENLHGVRDDIEIVRADVTDPRAVERTFREYRPEVVIHLAAQVNVRYSMESPFVDARINALGTLNLVSLAAEHDVERFVYASSGGAVYGEPEYLPVDEEHPTRPISNYGVSKLAGEYYVRVYAERDGFEYVILRYANVYGPRQDPRGEAGVIPIFLLRAARGEPLTIFGDGEQTRDFVFVEDVARVTAEAVERGEGVYNIGTGHETSVNDIVNVVESVTGVDVEVVYEDPRPGEVRRIYLDPSRAREELGFEPRVDLEEGIERTWEWVRRKIA
- a CDS encoding 4Fe-4S dicluster domain-containing protein; translated protein: MPDVFVLVVAPDLCTDCRKCVNACESIHGHARIYKISEDAPPVTCLQCDDAPCANVCPVNAIVEEGDSWIVTEDCVGCGLCAVACPFGAIEMVNGRADKCTLCVDAPKKVPACVEACDRGALRLVSKSQVAEEKRERFAIEMERIYRTLAKLESEEGPLRGESRSSG